A window from Primulina eburnea isolate SZY01 chromosome 2, ASM2296580v1, whole genome shotgun sequence encodes these proteins:
- the LOC140815831 gene encoding uncharacterized protein isoform X4 produces MSVWVEPSCNLYIAIFTEHWVNYFRWGLKREQDIRLHPRSSRAILVLANPNVCTNQGFCMYNAQFNGLNMLKALFRYLQAKEIQTK; encoded by the exons ATGAGCGTGTGGGTGGAGCCAAGTTGTAATCTTTACATAGCAATCTTTACGGAGCACTGGGTGAACTATTTTAG ATGGGGATTGAAAAGAGAACAAGACATAAGACTGCATCCTCGAAGCAGTCGAGCAATCCTTGTATTGGCGAATCCAAATGTATGCACCAACCAAGGCTTCTGCATGTATAATGCCCAATTTAATGGTTTGAATATGCTGAAAGCACTTTTTAG GTATCTCCAGGCAAAGGAAATTCAAACAAAGTAG
- the LOC140815785 gene encoding cyclic nucleotide-gated ion channel 17-like isoform X4: MKFMSWGQNTNSSESKKSSSAYKFSLNSGIKSKINNPLKFGDLKVVPADHEPWYKHILDPGSEIVLNWNRAFIVSCLLALFVDPLYFYLPGIGGSQNSWCVKTDLNLRIFVTCFRTIADLFYLLHVVLKFRTAYVAPSSRVFGRGELVMDPKKIAFRYIKSDFFIDLVATLPLPQIVIWFIIPATRNSRTNHNNNALALIVLLQYIPRLYVIFPLSSQIIKATGVVTKTAWAGAAYNLLLYMLASHVLGAAWYVLSVDRYLSCWKSICKKEDSPTKCFLEYLNCDAGDNEHKNIWISATKVFETCNPDESSYFNFGIFENAVKKQVVSSSFVQKYFYCLWWGLQNLSSYGQNLSTSTFIGETLFSILIAILGLILFAHLIGNMQTYLQSLTLRLEEWRLRRRDTEEWMRHRQLPEDLRKRVSRFVQYKWLATRGVDEESILLGLPADLRRDIQRHLCLDLVRRICQVPFFSPMDDQLLDAICERLVSSLSTEGTYIVREGDPVTEMLFIIRGRLESSTTNGGRTGFFNSIALRPGDFCGEELLAWALLPKSALNLPSSTRTVRALVEVEAFALRAEDLKFVANQFRRLHSKKLQHTFRFYSHHWRSWAACFIQAAWRRYTKRRKMAMDLARLEALRLDKMTKEEAEDGERVPSVTERTSSNLVVTILASRFAANTRRGVQKIKDVDLPKLPKPEEPDFSVEQDD, translated from the exons ATGAAATTCATGTCATGGGGACAAAACACTAACTCTTCAGAATCCAAAAAATCATCCTCAGCATATAAGTTTTCATTAAATTCTGGCATTAAAAGCAAGATTAATAATCCTCTTAAGTTTGGAGATCTTAAGGTAGTTCCTGCGGATCATGAACCATGGTACAAGCATATACTTGACCCGGGTAGCGAGATTGTGCTAAACTGGAACAGGGCTTTCATAGTTTCTTGCTTGTTGGCCCTATTCGTGGACCCTTTGTATTTTTACCTCCCTGGTATAGGAGGCAGCCAGAATTCTTGGTGTGTTAAGACAGATTTAAATCTGCGAATCTTTGTGACATGTTTCCGTACAATCGCCGATCTTTTTTATCTGTTGCATGTGGTGCTTAAGTTTAGGACAGCATACGTGGCGCCTAGTTCACGTGTGTTTGGTAGAGGCGAGCTTGTTATGGATCCCAAGAAAATTGCCTTTAGATATATTAAGTCAGACTTCTTCATTGATCTAGTGGCAACACTTCCTCTACCTCAG ATTGTCATATGGTTCATCATACCAGCAACAAGGAACAGTCGAACTAATCATAACAACAACGCCCTTGCCTTGATTGTGCTTCTACAATATATTCCAAGGTTATATGTCATTTTCCCACTAAGTTCCCAAATTATTAAAGCAACGGGAGTCGTCACTAAAACTGCTTGGGCAGGGGCCGCCTACAATTTGCTGCTCTACATGCTAGCTAGCCAT GTCTTGGGCGCAGCATGGTATGTTTTATCAGTTGATCGATACTTGTCTTGCTGGAAATCAATATGCAAGAAAGAGGACAGCCCTACAAAATGCTTCCTTGAATATCTTAACTGTGATGCTGGTGATAATGAACACAAAAACATTTGGATCAGTGCCACAAAAGTGTTTGAAACTTGCAATCCTGATGAAAGCAGTTATTTCAATTTTGGAATATTCGAAAATGCTGTCAAAAAGCAAGTTGTTTCATCAAGTTTTGTCCAAAAGTATTTCTATTGCTTGTGGTGGGGCTTGCAGAACCTTAG TTCATACGGTCAGAATCTGTCAACAAGCACGTTTATTGGGGAGACGTTGTTTTCCATACTCATTGCCATCTTGGGCCTCATTCTGTTCGCGCATCTGATTGGAAATATGCAG ACATACCTCCAGTCTCTAACCTTGAGGCTTGAAGAATGGAGACTGAGACGAAGAGACACGGAGGAATGGATGAGGCATCGGCAACTACCAGAAGACTTGAGGAAACGTGTGAGTCGTTTTGTTCAGTACAAGTGGCTTGCAACTCGAGGAGTAGATGAAGAATCTATTTTGCTCGGTTTACCAGCCGATCTTCGTCGTGATATTCAACGCCACCTATGCTTGGACCTTGTCCGACGA ATCTGTCAGGTTCCTTTTTTCTCACCAATGGATGATCAACTGCTCGATGCAATATGCGAGCGCCTAGTCTCTTCCTTGAGCACTGAGGGCACCTACATTGTTCGCGAGGGTGATCCCGTGACCGAGATGCTCTTCATTATCCGAGGTAGGCTCGAGAGCTCGACTACAAATGGTGGCCGGACTGGTTTCTTTAATTCCATTGCTTTAAGACCTGGAGATTTCTGCGGAGAGGAGCTTCTTGCATGGGCCTTGCTCCCGAAGTCAGCTCTAAACTTGCCTTCTTCAACCAGGACAGTGCGGGCTCTTGTTGAAGTTGAAGCATTTGCACTACGAGCCGAAGATCTTAAGTTTGTAGCGAATCAGTTTAGACGGCTACACAGCAAGAAGCTGCAGCACACATTCCGGTTCTACTCCCACCATTGGAGGTCATGGGCAGCCTGCTTCATACAAGCAGCATGGAGACGGTATACTAAGAGGAGAAAGATGGCTATGGATCTTGCTCGTTTGGAGGCGCTTAGGTTGGACAAGATGACAAAAGAAGAAGCTGAAGATGGGGAACGGGTTCCGTCTGTTACAGAGAGAACATCATCAAATCTTGTAGTGACAATACTGGCTTCACGATTTGCCGCAAATACAAGGAGAGGAGTTCAGAAGATTAAAGATGTGGATTTGCCAAAACTACCGAAACCCGAGGAGCCCGATTTTTCAGTCGAGCAAGACGATTAG
- the LOC140815831 gene encoding uncharacterized protein isoform X1, whose amino-acid sequence MLSAITLPILDGVVVLSARHLSSSKSLHPPMVRWGLKREQDIRLHPRSSRAILVLANPNVSPGKGNSNKVVIMVDPLEAKRLASKQMAQIKEKERLRKQHRIEAINGAWAMIGLTAGLVIEGGTGKSIMAQFAGYWAAFIGIFVR is encoded by the exons ATGCTGTCTGCAATAACGCTGCCCATTCTTGATGGCGTCGTGGTGTTATCCGCACGCCACTTATCTTCATCTAAATCTTTGCATCCACCTATGGTTAG ATGGGGATTGAAAAGAGAACAAGACATAAGACTGCATCCTCGAAGCAGTCGAGCAATCCTTGTATTGGCGAATCCAAAT GTATCTCCAGGCAAAGGAAATTCAAACAAAGTAGTGATCATGGTCGATCCTTTGGAAGCCAAGCGATTGGCATCGAAACAAATGGCTCAAATTAAAGAAAAAGAGAGACTCAGA AAACAACACAGAATTGAAGCAATCAATGGTGCTTGGGCCATGATTGGTCTTACAGCAGGATTGGTCATTGAAGGTGGAACCGGTAAAAGCATCATGGCTCAG TTTGCTGGATACTGGGCGGCTTTTATCGGGATTTTTGTGAGATAA
- the LOC140815785 gene encoding cyclic nucleotide-gated ion channel 17-like isoform X3, protein MFYTDEKQRMKFMSWGQNTNSSESKKSSSAYKFSLNSGIKSKINNPLKFGDLKVVPADHEPWYKHILDPGSEIVLNWNRAFIVSCLLALFVDPLYFYLPGIGGSQNSWCVKTDLNLRIFVTCFRTIADLFYLLHVVLKFRTAYVAPSSRVFGRGELVMDPKKIAFRYIKSDFFIDLVATLPLPQIVIWFIIPATRNSRTNHNNNALALIVLLQYIPRLYVIFPLSSQIIKATGVVTKTAWAGAAYNLLLYMLASHVLGAAWYVLSVDRYLSCWKSICKKEDSPTKCFLEYLNCDAGDNEHKNIWISATKVFETCNPDESSYFNFGIFENAVKKQVVSSSFVQKYFYCLWWGLQNLSSYGQNLSTSTFIGETLFSILIAILGLILFAHLIGNMQTYLQSLTLRLEEWRLRRRDTEEWMRHRQLPEDLRKRVSRFVQYKWLATRGVDEESILLGLPADLRRDIQRHLCLDLVRRICQVPFFSPMDDQLLDAICERLVSSLSTEGTYIVREGDPVTEMLFIIRGRLESSTTNGGRTGFFNSIALRPGDFCGEELLAWALLPKSALNLPSSTRTVRALVEVEAFALRAEDLKFVANQFRRLHSKKLQHTFRFYSHHWRSWAACFIQAAWRRYTKRRKMAMDLARLEALRLDKMTKEEAEDGERVPSVTERTSSNLVVTILASRFAANTRRGVQKIKDVDLPKLPKPEEPDFSVEQDD, encoded by the exons AT GTTTTACACTGATGAGAAGCAACGGATGAAATTCATGTCATGGGGACAAAACACTAACTCTTCAGAATCCAAAAAATCATCCTCAGCATATAAGTTTTCATTAAATTCTGGCATTAAAAGCAAGATTAATAATCCTCTTAAGTTTGGAGATCTTAAGGTAGTTCCTGCGGATCATGAACCATGGTACAAGCATATACTTGACCCGGGTAGCGAGATTGTGCTAAACTGGAACAGGGCTTTCATAGTTTCTTGCTTGTTGGCCCTATTCGTGGACCCTTTGTATTTTTACCTCCCTGGTATAGGAGGCAGCCAGAATTCTTGGTGTGTTAAGACAGATTTAAATCTGCGAATCTTTGTGACATGTTTCCGTACAATCGCCGATCTTTTTTATCTGTTGCATGTGGTGCTTAAGTTTAGGACAGCATACGTGGCGCCTAGTTCACGTGTGTTTGGTAGAGGCGAGCTTGTTATGGATCCCAAGAAAATTGCCTTTAGATATATTAAGTCAGACTTCTTCATTGATCTAGTGGCAACACTTCCTCTACCTCAG ATTGTCATATGGTTCATCATACCAGCAACAAGGAACAGTCGAACTAATCATAACAACAACGCCCTTGCCTTGATTGTGCTTCTACAATATATTCCAAGGTTATATGTCATTTTCCCACTAAGTTCCCAAATTATTAAAGCAACGGGAGTCGTCACTAAAACTGCTTGGGCAGGGGCCGCCTACAATTTGCTGCTCTACATGCTAGCTAGCCAT GTCTTGGGCGCAGCATGGTATGTTTTATCAGTTGATCGATACTTGTCTTGCTGGAAATCAATATGCAAGAAAGAGGACAGCCCTACAAAATGCTTCCTTGAATATCTTAACTGTGATGCTGGTGATAATGAACACAAAAACATTTGGATCAGTGCCACAAAAGTGTTTGAAACTTGCAATCCTGATGAAAGCAGTTATTTCAATTTTGGAATATTCGAAAATGCTGTCAAAAAGCAAGTTGTTTCATCAAGTTTTGTCCAAAAGTATTTCTATTGCTTGTGGTGGGGCTTGCAGAACCTTAG TTCATACGGTCAGAATCTGTCAACAAGCACGTTTATTGGGGAGACGTTGTTTTCCATACTCATTGCCATCTTGGGCCTCATTCTGTTCGCGCATCTGATTGGAAATATGCAG ACATACCTCCAGTCTCTAACCTTGAGGCTTGAAGAATGGAGACTGAGACGAAGAGACACGGAGGAATGGATGAGGCATCGGCAACTACCAGAAGACTTGAGGAAACGTGTGAGTCGTTTTGTTCAGTACAAGTGGCTTGCAACTCGAGGAGTAGATGAAGAATCTATTTTGCTCGGTTTACCAGCCGATCTTCGTCGTGATATTCAACGCCACCTATGCTTGGACCTTGTCCGACGA ATCTGTCAGGTTCCTTTTTTCTCACCAATGGATGATCAACTGCTCGATGCAATATGCGAGCGCCTAGTCTCTTCCTTGAGCACTGAGGGCACCTACATTGTTCGCGAGGGTGATCCCGTGACCGAGATGCTCTTCATTATCCGAGGTAGGCTCGAGAGCTCGACTACAAATGGTGGCCGGACTGGTTTCTTTAATTCCATTGCTTTAAGACCTGGAGATTTCTGCGGAGAGGAGCTTCTTGCATGGGCCTTGCTCCCGAAGTCAGCTCTAAACTTGCCTTCTTCAACCAGGACAGTGCGGGCTCTTGTTGAAGTTGAAGCATTTGCACTACGAGCCGAAGATCTTAAGTTTGTAGCGAATCAGTTTAGACGGCTACACAGCAAGAAGCTGCAGCACACATTCCGGTTCTACTCCCACCATTGGAGGTCATGGGCAGCCTGCTTCATACAAGCAGCATGGAGACGGTATACTAAGAGGAGAAAGATGGCTATGGATCTTGCTCGTTTGGAGGCGCTTAGGTTGGACAAGATGACAAAAGAAGAAGCTGAAGATGGGGAACGGGTTCCGTCTGTTACAGAGAGAACATCATCAAATCTTGTAGTGACAATACTGGCTTCACGATTTGCCGCAAATACAAGGAGAGGAGTTCAGAAGATTAAAGATGTGGATTTGCCAAAACTACCGAAACCCGAGGAGCCCGATTTTTCAGTCGAGCAAGACGATTAG
- the LOC140815831 gene encoding uncharacterized protein isoform X3: MLSAITLPILDGVVVLSARHLSSSKSLHPPMVRWGLKREQDIRLHPRSSRAILVLANPNVCTNQGFCMYNAQFNGLNMLKALFRYLQAKEIQTK; encoded by the exons ATGCTGTCTGCAATAACGCTGCCCATTCTTGATGGCGTCGTGGTGTTATCCGCACGCCACTTATCTTCATCTAAATCTTTGCATCCACCTATGGTTAG ATGGGGATTGAAAAGAGAACAAGACATAAGACTGCATCCTCGAAGCAGTCGAGCAATCCTTGTATTGGCGAATCCAAATGTATGCACCAACCAAGGCTTCTGCATGTATAATGCCCAATTTAATGGTTTGAATATGCTGAAAGCACTTTTTAG GTATCTCCAGGCAAAGGAAATTCAAACAAAGTAG
- the LOC140815831 gene encoding uncharacterized protein isoform X2 — MSVWVEPSCNLYIAIFTEHWVNYFRWGLKREQDIRLHPRSSRAILVLANPNVSPGKGNSNKVVIMVDPLEAKRLASKQMAQIKEKERLRKQHRIEAINGAWAMIGLTAGLVIEGGTGKSIMAQFAGYWAAFIGIFVR; from the exons ATGAGCGTGTGGGTGGAGCCAAGTTGTAATCTTTACATAGCAATCTTTACGGAGCACTGGGTGAACTATTTTAG ATGGGGATTGAAAAGAGAACAAGACATAAGACTGCATCCTCGAAGCAGTCGAGCAATCCTTGTATTGGCGAATCCAAAT GTATCTCCAGGCAAAGGAAATTCAAACAAAGTAGTGATCATGGTCGATCCTTTGGAAGCCAAGCGATTGGCATCGAAACAAATGGCTCAAATTAAAGAAAAAGAGAGACTCAGA AAACAACACAGAATTGAAGCAATCAATGGTGCTTGGGCCATGATTGGTCTTACAGCAGGATTGGTCATTGAAGGTGGAACCGGTAAAAGCATCATGGCTCAG TTTGCTGGATACTGGGCGGCTTTTATCGGGATTTTTGTGAGATAA
- the LOC140815785 gene encoding cyclic nucleotide-gated ion channel 17-like isoform X1, which translates to MIFSISRFTSFEMDFKNEKQVRFYTDEKQRMKFMSWGQNTNSSESKKSSSAYKFSLNSGIKSKINNPLKFGDLKVVPADHEPWYKHILDPGSEIVLNWNRAFIVSCLLALFVDPLYFYLPGIGGSQNSWCVKTDLNLRIFVTCFRTIADLFYLLHVVLKFRTAYVAPSSRVFGRGELVMDPKKIAFRYIKSDFFIDLVATLPLPQIVIWFIIPATRNSRTNHNNNALALIVLLQYIPRLYVIFPLSSQIIKATGVVTKTAWAGAAYNLLLYMLASHVLGAAWYVLSVDRYLSCWKSICKKEDSPTKCFLEYLNCDAGDNEHKNIWISATKVFETCNPDESSYFNFGIFENAVKKQVVSSSFVQKYFYCLWWGLQNLSSYGQNLSTSTFIGETLFSILIAILGLILFAHLIGNMQTYLQSLTLRLEEWRLRRRDTEEWMRHRQLPEDLRKRVSRFVQYKWLATRGVDEESILLGLPADLRRDIQRHLCLDLVRRICQVPFFSPMDDQLLDAICERLVSSLSTEGTYIVREGDPVTEMLFIIRGRLESSTTNGGRTGFFNSIALRPGDFCGEELLAWALLPKSALNLPSSTRTVRALVEVEAFALRAEDLKFVANQFRRLHSKKLQHTFRFYSHHWRSWAACFIQAAWRRYTKRRKMAMDLARLEALRLDKMTKEEAEDGERVPSVTERTSSNLVVTILASRFAANTRRGVQKIKDVDLPKLPKPEEPDFSVEQDD; encoded by the exons ATGATTTTTTCCATTTCAAGATTTACTTCTTTCGAGATGGATTTCAAGAACGAGAAGCAAGTGAG GTTTTACACTGATGAGAAGCAACGGATGAAATTCATGTCATGGGGACAAAACACTAACTCTTCAGAATCCAAAAAATCATCCTCAGCATATAAGTTTTCATTAAATTCTGGCATTAAAAGCAAGATTAATAATCCTCTTAAGTTTGGAGATCTTAAGGTAGTTCCTGCGGATCATGAACCATGGTACAAGCATATACTTGACCCGGGTAGCGAGATTGTGCTAAACTGGAACAGGGCTTTCATAGTTTCTTGCTTGTTGGCCCTATTCGTGGACCCTTTGTATTTTTACCTCCCTGGTATAGGAGGCAGCCAGAATTCTTGGTGTGTTAAGACAGATTTAAATCTGCGAATCTTTGTGACATGTTTCCGTACAATCGCCGATCTTTTTTATCTGTTGCATGTGGTGCTTAAGTTTAGGACAGCATACGTGGCGCCTAGTTCACGTGTGTTTGGTAGAGGCGAGCTTGTTATGGATCCCAAGAAAATTGCCTTTAGATATATTAAGTCAGACTTCTTCATTGATCTAGTGGCAACACTTCCTCTACCTCAG ATTGTCATATGGTTCATCATACCAGCAACAAGGAACAGTCGAACTAATCATAACAACAACGCCCTTGCCTTGATTGTGCTTCTACAATATATTCCAAGGTTATATGTCATTTTCCCACTAAGTTCCCAAATTATTAAAGCAACGGGAGTCGTCACTAAAACTGCTTGGGCAGGGGCCGCCTACAATTTGCTGCTCTACATGCTAGCTAGCCAT GTCTTGGGCGCAGCATGGTATGTTTTATCAGTTGATCGATACTTGTCTTGCTGGAAATCAATATGCAAGAAAGAGGACAGCCCTACAAAATGCTTCCTTGAATATCTTAACTGTGATGCTGGTGATAATGAACACAAAAACATTTGGATCAGTGCCACAAAAGTGTTTGAAACTTGCAATCCTGATGAAAGCAGTTATTTCAATTTTGGAATATTCGAAAATGCTGTCAAAAAGCAAGTTGTTTCATCAAGTTTTGTCCAAAAGTATTTCTATTGCTTGTGGTGGGGCTTGCAGAACCTTAG TTCATACGGTCAGAATCTGTCAACAAGCACGTTTATTGGGGAGACGTTGTTTTCCATACTCATTGCCATCTTGGGCCTCATTCTGTTCGCGCATCTGATTGGAAATATGCAG ACATACCTCCAGTCTCTAACCTTGAGGCTTGAAGAATGGAGACTGAGACGAAGAGACACGGAGGAATGGATGAGGCATCGGCAACTACCAGAAGACTTGAGGAAACGTGTGAGTCGTTTTGTTCAGTACAAGTGGCTTGCAACTCGAGGAGTAGATGAAGAATCTATTTTGCTCGGTTTACCAGCCGATCTTCGTCGTGATATTCAACGCCACCTATGCTTGGACCTTGTCCGACGA ATCTGTCAGGTTCCTTTTTTCTCACCAATGGATGATCAACTGCTCGATGCAATATGCGAGCGCCTAGTCTCTTCCTTGAGCACTGAGGGCACCTACATTGTTCGCGAGGGTGATCCCGTGACCGAGATGCTCTTCATTATCCGAGGTAGGCTCGAGAGCTCGACTACAAATGGTGGCCGGACTGGTTTCTTTAATTCCATTGCTTTAAGACCTGGAGATTTCTGCGGAGAGGAGCTTCTTGCATGGGCCTTGCTCCCGAAGTCAGCTCTAAACTTGCCTTCTTCAACCAGGACAGTGCGGGCTCTTGTTGAAGTTGAAGCATTTGCACTACGAGCCGAAGATCTTAAGTTTGTAGCGAATCAGTTTAGACGGCTACACAGCAAGAAGCTGCAGCACACATTCCGGTTCTACTCCCACCATTGGAGGTCATGGGCAGCCTGCTTCATACAAGCAGCATGGAGACGGTATACTAAGAGGAGAAAGATGGCTATGGATCTTGCTCGTTTGGAGGCGCTTAGGTTGGACAAGATGACAAAAGAAGAAGCTGAAGATGGGGAACGGGTTCCGTCTGTTACAGAGAGAACATCATCAAATCTTGTAGTGACAATACTGGCTTCACGATTTGCCGCAAATACAAGGAGAGGAGTTCAGAAGATTAAAGATGTGGATTTGCCAAAACTACCGAAACCCGAGGAGCCCGATTTTTCAGTCGAGCAAGACGATTAG
- the LOC140815785 gene encoding cyclic nucleotide-gated ion channel 17-like isoform X2 encodes MIFSISRFTSFEMDFKNEKQVRFYTDEKQRMKFMSWGQNTNSSESKKSSSAYKFSLNSGIKSKINNPLKFGDLKVVPADHEPWYKHILDPGSEIVLNWNRAFIVSCLLALFVDPLYFYLPGIGGSQNSWCVKTDLNLRIFVTCFRTIADLFYLLHVVLKFRTAYVAPSSRVFGRGELVMDPKKIAFRYIKSDFFIDLVATLPLPQIVIWFIIPATRNSRTNHNNNALALIVLLQYIPRLYVIFPLSSQIIKATGVVTKTAWAGAAYNLLLYMLASHVLGAAWYVLSVDRYLSCWKSICKKEDSPTKCFLEYLNCDAGDNEHKNIWISATKVFETCNPDESSYFNFGIFENAVKKQVVSSSFVQKYFYCLWWGLQNLSSYGQNLSTSTFIGETLFSILIAILGLILFAHLIGNMQTYLQSLTLRLEEWRLRRRDTEEWMRHRQLPEDLRKRVSRFVQYKWLATRGVDEESILLGLPADLRRDIQRHLCLDLVRRVPFFSPMDDQLLDAICERLVSSLSTEGTYIVREGDPVTEMLFIIRGRLESSTTNGGRTGFFNSIALRPGDFCGEELLAWALLPKSALNLPSSTRTVRALVEVEAFALRAEDLKFVANQFRRLHSKKLQHTFRFYSHHWRSWAACFIQAAWRRYTKRRKMAMDLARLEALRLDKMTKEEAEDGERVPSVTERTSSNLVVTILASRFAANTRRGVQKIKDVDLPKLPKPEEPDFSVEQDD; translated from the exons ATGATTTTTTCCATTTCAAGATTTACTTCTTTCGAGATGGATTTCAAGAACGAGAAGCAAGTGAG GTTTTACACTGATGAGAAGCAACGGATGAAATTCATGTCATGGGGACAAAACACTAACTCTTCAGAATCCAAAAAATCATCCTCAGCATATAAGTTTTCATTAAATTCTGGCATTAAAAGCAAGATTAATAATCCTCTTAAGTTTGGAGATCTTAAGGTAGTTCCTGCGGATCATGAACCATGGTACAAGCATATACTTGACCCGGGTAGCGAGATTGTGCTAAACTGGAACAGGGCTTTCATAGTTTCTTGCTTGTTGGCCCTATTCGTGGACCCTTTGTATTTTTACCTCCCTGGTATAGGAGGCAGCCAGAATTCTTGGTGTGTTAAGACAGATTTAAATCTGCGAATCTTTGTGACATGTTTCCGTACAATCGCCGATCTTTTTTATCTGTTGCATGTGGTGCTTAAGTTTAGGACAGCATACGTGGCGCCTAGTTCACGTGTGTTTGGTAGAGGCGAGCTTGTTATGGATCCCAAGAAAATTGCCTTTAGATATATTAAGTCAGACTTCTTCATTGATCTAGTGGCAACACTTCCTCTACCTCAG ATTGTCATATGGTTCATCATACCAGCAACAAGGAACAGTCGAACTAATCATAACAACAACGCCCTTGCCTTGATTGTGCTTCTACAATATATTCCAAGGTTATATGTCATTTTCCCACTAAGTTCCCAAATTATTAAAGCAACGGGAGTCGTCACTAAAACTGCTTGGGCAGGGGCCGCCTACAATTTGCTGCTCTACATGCTAGCTAGCCAT GTCTTGGGCGCAGCATGGTATGTTTTATCAGTTGATCGATACTTGTCTTGCTGGAAATCAATATGCAAGAAAGAGGACAGCCCTACAAAATGCTTCCTTGAATATCTTAACTGTGATGCTGGTGATAATGAACACAAAAACATTTGGATCAGTGCCACAAAAGTGTTTGAAACTTGCAATCCTGATGAAAGCAGTTATTTCAATTTTGGAATATTCGAAAATGCTGTCAAAAAGCAAGTTGTTTCATCAAGTTTTGTCCAAAAGTATTTCTATTGCTTGTGGTGGGGCTTGCAGAACCTTAG TTCATACGGTCAGAATCTGTCAACAAGCACGTTTATTGGGGAGACGTTGTTTTCCATACTCATTGCCATCTTGGGCCTCATTCTGTTCGCGCATCTGATTGGAAATATGCAG ACATACCTCCAGTCTCTAACCTTGAGGCTTGAAGAATGGAGACTGAGACGAAGAGACACGGAGGAATGGATGAGGCATCGGCAACTACCAGAAGACTTGAGGAAACGTGTGAGTCGTTTTGTTCAGTACAAGTGGCTTGCAACTCGAGGAGTAGATGAAGAATCTATTTTGCTCGGTTTACCAGCCGATCTTCGTCGTGATATTCAACGCCACCTATGCTTGGACCTTGTCCGACGA GTTCCTTTTTTCTCACCAATGGATGATCAACTGCTCGATGCAATATGCGAGCGCCTAGTCTCTTCCTTGAGCACTGAGGGCACCTACATTGTTCGCGAGGGTGATCCCGTGACCGAGATGCTCTTCATTATCCGAGGTAGGCTCGAGAGCTCGACTACAAATGGTGGCCGGACTGGTTTCTTTAATTCCATTGCTTTAAGACCTGGAGATTTCTGCGGAGAGGAGCTTCTTGCATGGGCCTTGCTCCCGAAGTCAGCTCTAAACTTGCCTTCTTCAACCAGGACAGTGCGGGCTCTTGTTGAAGTTGAAGCATTTGCACTACGAGCCGAAGATCTTAAGTTTGTAGCGAATCAGTTTAGACGGCTACACAGCAAGAAGCTGCAGCACACATTCCGGTTCTACTCCCACCATTGGAGGTCATGGGCAGCCTGCTTCATACAAGCAGCATGGAGACGGTATACTAAGAGGAGAAAGATGGCTATGGATCTTGCTCGTTTGGAGGCGCTTAGGTTGGACAAGATGACAAAAGAAGAAGCTGAAGATGGGGAACGGGTTCCGTCTGTTACAGAGAGAACATCATCAAATCTTGTAGTGACAATACTGGCTTCACGATTTGCCGCAAATACAAGGAGAGGAGTTCAGAAGATTAAAGATGTGGATTTGCCAAAACTACCGAAACCCGAGGAGCCCGATTTTTCAGTCGAGCAAGACGATTAG